The DNA segment GCGGTGAAGTCGGTCTTCTTGCGGAGCTCGAACCCGATCGACTCGTAGAGCCGGATCGCGTTCACGTTGGCCGCCCCGGTGTGCAGGAACGGTGTCTCGCCGCGGTCCCGGATCCCGGCCGCGACGGCTCGGATCAGCCGGGTGGCCAGGCCCTTGCCGCGGTGGGCCGGGTCGGTGCAGACCGCGCTGATCTCGGTCCACCCGGCCGGGTGCAGCCGCTCCCCGGCCATCGCGATCAAGGCGCCGGAGTCGGAGCGCAGCCCCAGGTAGGTGCCGAGCTCCACGGTCCGCCGCAGGTACGGCCCCGGCCGGGTCCGCTCGATCAGATCGAGGATCTCCGGCACGTCCGCCGTGCCCAGCGGGACGGCCTCGGGAAGCGGCTCGGCCCGCAGCGCCACGTCGACGAACTGCACGCCGGGGATGCTTCCGGCGACTTCCCAGCCCGGGTACGCCACCCCGCCCGCCCCGGCGATCGTCACCGCCGCGCCGGGCGCCACCAGCGCGGTCAGGTCCTGCCAGGCTTCCGGGTCGGTGGGATCGGCGAGGGCGTGGAACGGCGCGACATCCGGCTGGTACCGCGCCGCCCTGCCGTGGAACTCGCCGAACCGCTCGTGCACTCCGGTGAGTGCCGACCAGGCCGGATTGTCCAGGATCGCCGAGGAGGCCAGAGAGCTGGTCACTTGCCCTCGATGGGCAGGCCCGGCGGGTTCACCTCGGCCTTGGTGACCGCCTCGTCGGTGAGGTTCCACCGCTCGAGGATCTTGGTGTAGTCACCGGAGGCGATCAGCTTGTCGAGGGCTGCGGCGTACGCCTTGACCAGGCCGTTGTCCTTCTTGGTGGTCAGCGCGATGAGACCCTGCAGGGTGGCGCCGGCGCCGGAGTAGGTGCCGACGATCTCGCTGTCCCCGGTGGTGGCGACGTGGTAGGCGGCCGACGGGTTCGGGCCGAGGTACAGGTCGATCTGTCCGGAGCCGAGCGCCAGGTAGGTGGCCTGGTTGGTCTGGTAGTACTTGATCTCGACCGGGGCGAGACCGGCCTTCTTCACCTCGTCGGCCCACTCCACCAGGATCTTCTCCTGGTTGGTGCCGGAGCCGACGGCGACCTTCTTGCCGGCGATGTCGGCGGGCTTGGTCACGGTCAGGCCGGAGCCCTTCTTCGCGAGCCAGCCCAGGTCGTCCTTGCGGTAACTGACGAAGTCGTAC comes from the Actinoplanes sp. OR16 genome and includes:
- a CDS encoding GNAT family N-acetyltransferase, whose protein sequence is MTSSLASSAILDNPAWSALTGVHERFGEFHGRAARYQPDVAPFHALADPTDPEAWQDLTALVAPGAAVTIAGAGGVAYPGWEVAGSIPGVQFVDVALRAEPLPEAVPLGTADVPEILDLIERTRPGPYLRRTVELGTYLGLRSDSGALIAMAGERLHPAGWTEISAVCTDPAHRGKGLATRLIRAVAAGIRDRGETPFLHTGAANVNAIRLYESIGFELRKKTDFTAYRRL
- a CDS encoding ABC transporter substrate-binding protein; the protein is MRTKWVLALAAVTLSLTACAAPEEEAAAVPAAADASGAAVVTFNDSPEQNRILPPKDDAAAALLPPDVAAAGKLVIGVGAAGSGFPPLAFAATDNKTLIGNEPDIAAAIASTLGLEPVLENTSWENLFIGLDSGKYQLGASNITVTEERKLKYDFVSYRKDDLGWLAKKGSGLTVTKPADIAGKKVAVGSGTNQEKILVEWADEVKKAGLAPVEIKYYQTNQATYLALGSGQIDLYLGPNPSAAYHVATTGDSEIVGTYSGAGATLQGLIALTTKKDNGLVKAYAAALDKLIASGDYTKILERWNLTDEAVTKAEVNPPGLPIEGK